TTTACTTCATCATGTACTAGGCTCCACAGTGTTTGAACATATTCCCAGACAACATGTCAGTGTTTTGTGGCCAGTGAATTTCAACCGGATGCAATGCAAGTAACAGatcattgatatatatatatatatatatatatatatatatatatatatatatatatatatatatatatatatatatatgtatatatgtttaGTCTTTTTAAAAGTGATGTGGATCAACAAGCATAAATGCATAGAAGAACCCGATCGATCCTTAGATTGGTACTCAGTGCACGTACCTGTCTATAGCAGCATGCAGTTTAAAGGAATTGAATCATGAAACTATGATGACTAGTGCTCCAGGTATTGGAGGAACGTTGATCCACTAGTTCTCATGAAGCATTTGGAGGTCCTCCAATCTGATATTTGGAGGAGAATTGTGAGGAAGTCATTGTTTGAATGCTTTTCTACCACCAGGGTCAACTTGCGCTGTGGACATGGCGGATGGTAGGGGCACATGATCGCCCGTCCTTTTCCACACTCCATCTCCTTCAAATGATTTGGGTGGAGTCCTAGGGCTTCTGATAAGTGCTCAAACAGACGAGAACCCATTCTCATCACATGCTTTGAGTACTCCAGCATTTCTCTGCCAGAAATGTTGCGATGCATTAGAAAACTGAACTAGAGCTGCCGTAAAAGTATGGTTGGACTGATTCCTAGAGAATACAACAAAGGGTGTTGATATTTTGTATTAACTCAGGTGCAAAAGTTTGCTACTGCTATTGCTAGAACGCGAATAAAGTCAACCGTCATGGaacatccttttttttcttccatacAAAAAGAACGGAATGACCACCTCCGAGGTTCCCATCGGTGAAAATTATTAGTCATTAAGGATCGTCTTACTGATTTGTATCATTGATTGAGACTAGATGCAAGATTATATGCTATGATGGGTAGTGGAATTTAGGTGAGAAACTTTGTACAGATTCAGCGGTAGCAATTGCCTTCGCTGGCTAAACGAAGTAACTGGCTCTTTCATTTCATGAGTGTTCAACATCCATTCTAGCCGATTCAATGGAAAAGTAAGTGAATAACTCAAGTTTCGTACGCTTGCTAGTTTAGCCCttgatttgttgaagaaaatagaaaaggccATCAAGTATCATACAATGAAAACCATTTACTCTGCAATTGTATGAACTACCgcaatttttttgcaaactgTCTTTTACCATTCACTTTGTGAACTTTCTCTCaagttttcctcttttcgaaaGGTGAAAAACACCCAACGGAAAGTCATGAAGCAAAATAtgcgggaaaagtaccaaaaaagtcctaaacctattgcattggtatcaattcagtcctaaatttttcagttggaccaattcagtcctaaacctttttacatcaGTACCGattcagtccatctggccaattttggcccgCCAATGCTGACATGGACATCAGCCGGTGACCAgacgctgacgtggcaatttttaaatattttttggtattttttcttttttcttttctttttccttttctttttccttcttcttgacTGCTccgcgaggctcgccgaccacTGGGCGAGGGCCAAACCCTCACCGGCGCCGGCCACTAGGCGAGGGCCTCAAAGACCTCCTCCTCTTGCCAGTTCCTCCGTTTCCCTCCGGCTCCGCCTGTCAATCTCACTCACCGCTTGCCGTCCTCTCTCCGCCGCCGCACCCCTCCCTAGATCGTCTCTCGTCTCCCTCTCCTTGGCGGCGGTCGCAAAGAAGCTCCTCCGAGGTAGCCTTCTCTCCGTGATTCGGCCAAGTGAGGGTttcgcggccctcgctcggcctcgcctaagGCCGCGagcgaggctggcctcgcctagatTCGAGCGAAGCCACCTCGCCCGGCGCCCAGGAGAGGCCagtgagggccacgacccttgcCAAACGGTCCGAGGGCTTCGAGGCCCTCGcctagtggccggcgagcctcaccggaggctcgctGAACAGttcaagaagaaggaagaaaagaaaagggaaaaaaaaaaagaaaaataaaaataaaaaaataaaaaaagtatttaaaaattgcaacgTCATCGTTGGTCACCGCTCGATGTCCACGTCGGCGTTGGCGTGCCAAAATTGGCGGATGGACTGAATCGACCGATGTAAAATGTTTAGACCGAATCGTCcaatgaaaagtttatgatgaaTGATGCCAATGCGAacaggtttatgactttttagtatttttccccaaaatatGTTGTTCCTCCAATCAAAAGCGACTGAATTATAAAGTCcctttggcccaaaaaaaaactaccaaGTCCCATGTTGCTGTTTTTTATGACCctctttgtaaaaaaaatttggcatccGTCTCCTTCTCGAAGAACTTGCACGATCTGTTGATCGCCTCCTCCAAGAGGCTCTCAGGGACCCATGGTTGCGCAAAATTTTGCAACTACGTCGTCGTAATGGGTGGGGCTCGTAAATATTTGCTTAACCATCACGTTATGTGTCTGACAATTGGATGGAATAAACTTCAACAATCATGTCGCATGTCTGAATCCTATGCATTCTCGTTTTTATATGaacaaacatgattaattaaactataGAATTTGTAAAGAGCTCGTAATATTTGCTTAGCTATCGAAACATTGTATTTAATATAATGGAGGATgatgaaatataaataagagattaattagttatttaaatATATCTATTGAAAACCATAAGTAATAAATCAGTTTCTTaacaagagaaaattcaaatttattttattcttttgttacTGGAGAGTTGTTTCTTTCCACTTACATGCAAAAATGTGATGCACGCAACATCAGAAGAGCTCACgattcaataattaataatatggcgactatttgaaattaaaaacaatGCAAAACTGAAATCCAAAATTTAGAAAGATCAAGCAACATGCATTCTTATTCTTTCACAGACAGAGGTTCCCCTTGAGAAAAGtactaaaaacaaaataatccaATTAGCATTTCAATTAAAGACATTATGACTTCAAAACAACCGTAACAATTAAACTAAAATACAgatttccattttattttcgtCTGTGTCGATGTCATAAAGACATGGCTTTGTTAAACTCGTAtacctttttttcaaaattccaactAAACTTTAAAGCAAAACTATATATAAACCCAGACAAAAGCACAATAGTTCAACTTCGTGTAGTGTTTAAGCCTCGTTCACGATTCAAGAAGCGTCGTCGCACCCGCAGGGGCATCATCGGCTTCCGTCTCAGTTAGCCAGTcagttctctttctctctgagCGAGCGCGAGAGACGATCGGACGAGAAGATCCTCGACCACAATGCGATCTTCCAATCCATAGGCCGATGAAACTTGCTCCATGAACTGAGGATTATTCACTCTACCTAAAAAACCCCAccgagaagatgaagaagaagaagaagaagaagaagaagaagaaaagcacgTTGACTTCATTAAAGATTTTCAAGAGAGTTTAAGCATCAGTCGATGTCCAGAAAGGAGATGACAAATTCTCATGATCCATCACCTTCCGGGGTAACGAAGAGGTAGGGAATGTTCAAGACGTCCTCCGCCTCGGGGTGACGCTCCTTGAACTCTTCTTCGGTCCTGAGAAATCGACACTCAGACGATGAATTCGTTCTGATTAAACTATGTCCGTGGAAAAGAAGAAGCGCAGAAGCAAGAAGGAATTTCCGACTTTTTTTTCAAGCAGGCGGCTCTCATCTCACCTCACGTCCAGGAAACGGTGGCCGGAGCTGACCAGATCCCTGGCCGCGAGAACGTCGATGGTGACCACTTCCGGCCCAGAGCTGCGAGGCAAGCACGATGAGAAACCGGGGacaaaaattaggaaagaaaCCGAATGAAGGAGGACCAGCTCCGGCGAAGTTGGTCGGACAATTTCGGAATTCCACGGAGTTTCGCGAGCAAAAACTGATCAAGAAAGATCGAACCCCCGCCTCGTACCTCTCGAGAGAAGCCATGAACGCGACCGAGAAGCTCCCGAGCGCTCTTCTACTCCCGGGGCAGAATCTCCGGATCCGGGCCGCCGCCGGCGGGCTCGGGGGTCGGCAGCGAAGAGAGACGATCGCCGCGCCGGAGCTCGCGAGCAAGATCAAAGACGCTCTCGCTGCTCTGGTTGTGTAgtgcgagaaagagagagaaaaggctcGGGCTCGAAGAGGGCGTGGGGTTTCCGGGGGACGAGGAGGCAATCCCTTCGCCATGGTgaatctcctctctctccatcgAGTCGTCGAGCTTCTTCACTGAATCTCTCGCAGCTCCCTATGTTTCTCATTGCAAGTGATTATTTGAAGACGGCGATTCCTTGGGCAGCTCATCTCGGAGAGAGAGGCTCCAATCTCCTCGTCATCAACCTGGTACTCCTCCCACCTGTCTCTTTCTCTTGTATTGAGTACCTCCCTCCTTTGAACAAAACCCCTGCTCGACCTTTATAGGTTCTGCGAACATCGGAGTGGGTCCCGCTCAGCAGGACGCGCCTTTCGTCGTCCCTCATTGCATCGCCCGCTACACCAGCCGGCTCCCCAAGTGAAACGTGCAAGACCAGGTCCCACGATGTTGATGACttcctctttttgtttggttttcgGGAGTGTCTGGGTTTGGCATTGCGGGGGTTGATGCTTTGTGTTGAGCCGAGCGTTCTCTGTATTCGTTGGGTTTCCTTCTGACTTCgttctttttgttttggggtTTTCAGATGCTCGATTCTCAAGTTACGACAGCGGAACACACGGCGCCAGAGAAGGCTTACAATATTGTGAGTTGACTTCTGCTATTTGTCCTTAGTTTTGGCAGTGTAAATcgcctttgaaatttttaaattttctcagTATTAACATGTGGGTTAGtgtacctttaccaaaaaaaaaaaaaaaaaaaaaacatgtgggTTAGTGTATCTCAGATAGCATTGTTGTTGAAGATTCCGTTCTTGGATGAGGAGGTCACGAACAGCGGCTCTTTCCAGCGCAAGGTTTGCAagcttttttgaaaaaattgttggaCCTACTAGTTCTTCATCCCCCGAGTTAGAGGAGGCCCTTTTTTGTGAACTTCACTGTTTTCATTGTTCAATTATCTTATTATTCTATCCTTTGAGTCGGCTACTTGAAGTTCCAGTATTTTAAGGCAATTCTCTCGACTGTTTTTTGTTCTTCATACGGTATTCAAGATAATGAagtgttttcatttttatgggCATAGTGTCCTCTGAGgaagttttgtttctttgacgGTTAGTAAAGGACTCGAAAGAGTTTGATGACTTTTTCTTGATAACTTATTTCTCCTCTTGTTCTATGTAAATCTATACAGCATTGTTATCCAAGAGGAGACTGCAGAGCCACTGCACCCTTGGATGTAGTTTACTCTGGAATTCAAGTACTGTCAGCTCAGTTCCTGCACCCAAAAAACACAATCAACAAATAATCTCCACCTGGCGCCacccaaaaaagaatagaagtcTACCCAAAGAGCTTGAATGTCTAAGTGTCTATGTGTCTATGTGAGGACGTATGTATATTGTTTTGCAGTCTTCAGCTTCTAATGCATCAAGATATCTGTTATTGGAGTTCGTCTATGATTGTGTCAGGCAACCCATTTCCTTGTCAATTAGTATCAcagtgaaagaaaaattgattacCAGTTTGTTCCACCGGAATTTCTCTCGTGACGAAATATCTGTCACTAAAAGTCGTTCTTCAgcttttaattaaaagagaCGGGTTCTTTGCCAATTTCAGATAGAAAATATCGCAGACAAATGCAGAAGTCAACGACTTCAATTCAAACAGAGTTATACAAATATAAACcatgttggaatttaattgacaagaaGGTTTAGGCAGTAAAGGCTGTGTAATCGTCTCTCAATTTGATCTCCACTTCCCACTTCCCACCTCCctccatctctctttctcttaatGTCTCTTGCTGTGAAATTGGGAATCAAATGGACGATGCACTGACTGAGAGTGACTGTCTTAGCGCTAAAATGATTCCTTCCTTGCCTGCTTTTGTTCACCCAGAATGCAACCCCTTCTTGTTTTCACGGATGCAGGCCTGGCCGAaagaaggtaaaagaaaaacaggGCAAATCTTCTTACAGTGTGATTGGcgaaagcgaagaagaagaatccgGTCTTTGGTTTCGGTCGGACAATTTTCGCATCTATGTCTGTAATGTGTGGGCCTTCCAAGGTTTAGAAACCCAAATGCATCTGGGCCATGACATCACTAATCCAAGGTCTCGCTTGGTGAAATTCACAAAAGGAAACGGAGAAAGTTACCGCCAAATGCTAGTGCAGAAATCTCAATATTCTGGGAAAATTTTGTTCCCAATGGTGATTCGGACTCTTTTGGCTAAATAGAAATAGGAAAAATCTTGATGACGGCTATCCTAACTCTAATTTGATCATGCAAGCTAGGACTAAAGTTTCTGATTTTAATGTTACCATGGATAGCAAGCTGAAGTCAGTTTTTTTACGGAACTTGGAGAGTCCGATGGAACCCACCGCTCGATGGATAGTTCAAGCTGAACACAGATGGTTTGGTTTTAGAAATCGAAGGCATGGCAGTGGCTGCCATTTGTATCTGTGAACTCAACAGAGGCAAAGCGGTGCAAGGCGACAGTGGCTCTTGAGAGCAACAttagaattctcaaaatcaaatctgATTACCAAGTGCTGATAACCGTAGCCATGCAACATTCGGTTGAACTTTCTATGCCGACTCctattatttttcaatgtagGGGATTGTCACAATGGTTGACACCAACAATAAGGAATGCAGAGACTTGATGAAGTTCCCATTAAAATTAAGGACTTCTTATATAGCCAATTCAAAAGGAGTGTGGTCTGCTCATAATGTCGTGGTGGATAGGGGCTGAGACAGTGGCTGCTCCATTGCTGTAAAATTTCTTTGTCGTTCTATCTGAAAAAAAATGACGGCTGAATCTGAAGTGGCTATAGTATTTTGCTCCAAATTAGCTCGTTCCGGTGCATGTTTGATGTTGCAAGCTAAAGTGTGAGCGAAGTAGCATGGTTAAAAATGTGGTGAATGGTGTACCTTCTCTTCTAGGGTCAGCTCGTCTCTTCCATAAGATAGACTAATTGTCCACAACTGAACAGTTGCTCTTCTGTTGGAAAGCATAAGATAGACTAATTGTAAAAAAAGTTACTGAGGTTTGCCACCACTGCGAAACATGGTTCTCAGTAAATGACCTCTCTCGAAAAGTCAACGAGGTTTGAAGTAAACGCTgtttttgcttctccttctaTAAGCTTCCAACACTTCCCTCTTTAAATCAGCAATAATACCGTGGGAGGAATGGAATGCTTCAATCTCCTCTTCTCCTCACTTTTGCTAGCATGCATTCTCATCCAATTCCCAAAGTTCATCTGAAAGTAAGAAAAGATTGGAATCTTAAGGAGCACCTTAATAAGCTAGGATCTTTACATGTTCCCGATCCTAAGCTAAGAAAAATCATAGGATTGATGCCATCATGCTGATCCCATCTGATCCCATTGATCCAACTTTGACATACTTTGACCTTTAAATATGTATATCCAATATTCAGGTATAGAAAGTactgatttttcttgtttatgaagtatataaactataaattcgaacttttttgaagttttaatgTTGCACAATGTTCATAATTAACAAACGTCATAGGACTATCCAAGATTTCTGTGTTGCTGGTGTAATTTTTTAGGATCTTACGATCCACCATATGATGTTACAATCCGTTCCCTTAGAAACCTTCATTGATCATGAGTAGGATCACACTCTCCACAACATTGTTCTTAACTGCAGAAAACTCAACCGAGAAACCACCAGCATTAGATGGTTGTGTCATGTGAGGTCTGGCTATCGTTATGTGGTACCACACTGCAGATAGAGAGCTTTTGACCAATATACTGTTTTTTATCTTAAGATAACTTAATTCAGCATGCAACTTTGTATTTTTTGTCCAGtatatctattttattgtttaattgGACTCAAAACTATTTCATGAACATCCAATGATTATGATATTCAATGGGTAATGAGCTTCAGGATATATTTAGATGCCTCATATGGACCCAGAGATATCATCAAACATGGCCTCAAGTTGACACTGACATGTTGGCCAAGCCTGTAGATATGTTGATGCTAAACGAACTGAAAGAATCCTACTGTCACATCCAAGTGAGTTGTCTAGGAATCCCTTTGATTTGGCAATTAAGATTCGGTGTGAATCAGAATTCTTATAATCGTGAGCACTGAAAACGTTTGCCCATGCTCCACTTTTAATTGTAGAAACCCATGTGAGAATGGGGCTTTATTCAGTGGAGGAACCATATATACCTATCACAGTATTCACAAAAACATGTGTGGCATGCTCTCTTTCAGACAAGTCGTGTCTTAGCATTCATCCGCAGACTAAGTTTCATGCTCTGAGGAGGGGGAGGTTGATGTTGTAGCATTTGTTAACTCATATGAGGACAGGATGGCAGCTGCATCTCATAGGACGAGGCTTACTGCTCTCAATATACGTTTCCCAAACTGAGTTCCCATCTCTATATTACTTTGCTTCCTATATTTATAGCTTTCTAGAGATGTACtgatggttcttttctatttaggTACCTCCTATGGGTTTCTTTTATCCAACGCTTTTCACGGCAGATGTATATCCTCCACCACCTCCTTCTTGGTGAGTGAAATTGTTACTTCTAAGAACTTTTCAGATCAAGTTTAATCATGATAAAAATTCTCCAAAATGGTGGTTGTTTTGCAAGGTTTAATGATTATGAGGATATGCTAGAAGTAACTCGGTGTGTTGATTATCCCAGACGGCCAGACATGGCGGATAGCCTCTATCCTGGGTTTAACATTGGATTGCCAATGTGAAACGGCTGTATgatatttcaaacaaaacctaataaggaaaagaaggtCGGCCTTGCTGAAGCAATCACTAGTAGTATTCTTTCAACTGGTAGGTCCTCcgcaatttcttcaattctgcTTGCAGGGAGTGTCACGTGTTATGTATAGtagttttttatattattttgacaGATGTGTCGATCTCAACGGAAAACTGTTCTGCAGCATAGGACTCTAAGTCTTGTGCATACCCACGATGTTCTTTGAATTGCTATAAATTGACTGGGAATAATGACACGGTTTTGTGATTTAGATTGGTGGAGTGGCTTTGACTGAGGGTCTCATTCCTGCTGTAGAAGAAAGGTCAGTTTTGCTAATGCTTTAAACATTTGCAGAATTGTAGCTTTTTGAGCATTCTTGCGTGATGACAAAATTTCATGTCTGACTCTATATAAACAGGTGTTAAGAGCTTTGTCTATgctgaaagaaaaattgatgaatttattaCTTACAGAAATCTGCTGGAGTAATCCCTCCTTAAATTAAGATATTGGCATCTTTTCCGGCAAAAGTTTAAAGAAGGAACGTTTTAATATAGACGATGAGCTCTAAACATGTATGTTTCGGGCTTGTCATGATTTTAAGATATTCGAAACTTTATGTCATCGTTTTATGTTAATTGCTTTCATATAACTGATGGTTTGTCCTGTCTGAGCTCCCTTTTGGTTTGGGAGCTACTTTATGTATGGCTTTAATCTTTTGGGCTGTTTATGTAAGGAAATGGGTTTGCACCTAATTGGTGCCCTGTAGTTGaacattttctatttatttcggCTTATCTCTGGAATACAACTCCTCCTTCACCTCACTCTCCTGCTTGTGAAACCTCCTCACGCCGTCTATGATTCCGCTCAGGATGCCATCTCCAATCCCGTGATTCACCACCTGGAAGAAGCCCCAATCCTCGCACGCCTGGCAAACTCTGCAGACCATCTCCTTGCGCTTGCTGGAATCTTCATGAACTCCTTCCAAATCCACGATCAGAATGCTGAAGATCGGAGCGGTTGGGCGATCAAGGCTGGTGGTCGACGAAGATATAAGGGAGCTTGGAGACTCTGGAGCCGACGAGGTCTTTCACGCCGGTCCTTGAGGTGTCGAAGGCTTTCAATTCGCTCTCGTGATTTTATCTGGGCTCTGCTTGGTTGGGGGCTTTGTCCGAGTGGGTCGCTGCCATATTGATCGGTGAAAGCATGTAACAGTGATGTTACATGGAAGGAGCTGTAGTGCAGAGGATATTGGAGACGACCTCctccattttttcaaaatgtggTCGGCCCAATGGTCAAGGTCACTTACACAGTGAGTTGGAAGTTTGGCCGACCACCTTCagcacttcaatttcttcactccCGGCTACGTAGGAACCCACTCATGACGAGACATGACAATTAGATGATTATTTGTGAATGTAGTGGCGATAGTGGCCCACACCCCTCCCTGAGGCGAGGTCGACATCCCTTCCCTCGGCAAAACTCTATAGCTAACTCCGACAAGGAATGAACTTCGGACAATGTGGCGCAGGCTTCACGGTGTCGAACATCCATTGACAGACAGACGTTTGAAATCCAGGTCCTACCTGATAGTACAAAGTTGGTGGCGTGCACGATTTGTAGGAAAAAGTTATTCACGAAATTCGGAGGTGGGACTGGCCATCTCAGGAAGCACCAAGATAGGCATGAAGCTTTAATTTCCGGGCTCAACGAGAGCTGCCAATACTTTGACATATCGGACAAAGATTATCTTCAGACAATGTCACCGTGACAAACCTGTCGCTGGGACCTTGTTCAAACGGTTTCGGCCAGTGTGCGACGTGTTTTTTTGCCATGCACGATGCCATGTATCACGTTAAAAAATCTCTTCGTGCAAGATGGAGTGCATGAATTTTGCACACATCGTATACGGAGGTGGGCCAAGCATTGGCATCAGGGGTACGACATATGGGGTCGTTGTGCATGCAAAGTGGAAGGGGACACGAGAAACTGCCGCTGCTGGCAGATGCGAAAATCAGGTGGAATTCCACTTATTTGACGTGGAGGAAGGCATGCGATCACCCTTAGATGCTGGCATTGATTTTTACCTGCTATCACATGACTACCAAGCTACAGCCATTGAAACTGTTAGGGTTCAATGCACAATCACAAAATAATAGAGTAAAAGcgaggaaaaaaattgagacacAAATTTTTATCGTGCTTCACTCTTAAATTAGAGCTACATCTAGTAAAAATTCTACTATAATTAACATATCGTACATCTCTATAACATCTctcaatctttaaaaaaaaaaaaaaaaaaaaaaagagagattataCATTGAAGTAGCTATTCATAGGTTCAAGCCCAaactatcaagaaaatatgaacTGAAACTATACAATCCCTTTGGCTTTGCAAAAGCCCTGCCCCTTACAACCCCACCTGAGCAGCTCAAGTTCAGCAGAAAAGCTTTCTTCAATGTGTGATATACATGAGGTCGATGAGCACTACCAACATATAATCTATCCTATCTAGTTCAATCTAGATACTTTGCCTTGGGCAAATGCAGTGAGAAATGACATAGATCAGATGTGTACGACCGTCATTCCATAGCGAAGACCCTCGAATTCTCATGTCCGACATAATTCATAGCTTGAAATGTTCGGGTGCAAATGTGCTATCGAGTCCTTTTACAAAATAATGAGTGACCAAGTCCTTCATCGTGATTTCCTGATAAATGGGGGGATTTTCTTCTGATAGCAACTCCTTAATCAGGCCATGCAACCTTGAAATATTCTCCAGAGGGAGATGCCTGAGGAAATACGCCATTGAACTCTATGACTAATGCTTATGAACTAATCTATCGTTCGAGATCAGCTGCAAGATGGAGGAGGAAATAGTGAAGTGATGATGAGAAGATCAAAAGCCAAACATGCTTTGAAACAACAATCTAGTAATTGAGACTGGATCGCCAAAGCAAGCCCCCTTTTCCACCTCTGTGTCCATTAAAAGACCAAATTGTCAAATCAGCCAAGACGGAGAAACGCTGATCAGGCTAGAAATGCATCGGCTCATGCAAGAACACAGGAAAAAGAAACTCGCTGATAGAAATGGGAATTGTGAGTCTCCCGTCTACTGACCTGCATCATGTCTCCCAAGTTTATAACGAGGGCTCCAGGAATTGGGGTAACATTGACCCACCGGTTCTGGTGGCGGACTTGGAGGCCACCAACATGGTCTTGAAGAAGAATGGTGATAAAGCTACTATCGGTATGATCACTAGACCCAAGGGTTAACTCCGGTTCTGGACACCAGGATAGTAATGGCCGATGAAGTAGAGTCCCTCCCCACTGTGGATGTTTCTCAAATAGTTCGGATTGAGGCCAAGAGCTTCGGATAGCAATTCGAATACTGTATATGCCAATTCCAGGATTTTGCCCTTGTACTCGATCATCATGTCTCCGCAAGTTGATCGAGAAACCAGGATGCAATGAACATCAGGCAAATCAATCTTCACCCCATTCTCTCAAGAAGGATCCTATCAATAATGATGTACTCAGGAACTAATGTCGGCAATATTTGAATTGTATAAattaggctccgttcgtttcgcgaaaatatcatgtttccggaaaatatttgcccggaagtcattttccggaaaatgactttattttccggtgttcggtcaaaatctaaaatttcaatggaaaatattttccaccgttcgttagctcatttaattatttgggaaaatttatcaaaaaatgaattttaatatttttaaatgaccaaaaaaattattttatttatttatatttttaaaatgatttttaattatttatatttataaaaatcgaattttttttttttttttttttttttttcttttccttcctccttcctcctcctccttcttcctccttcctctgccgtcgcctccttcctcctccttcttcctcctcctttcgccgccgccacctccttctCCCCCGACGATGGCCGGCTGCCAGCCGGCCGACCAAGACCGtggccgatccggcgagctcgaggctcggccgatctcacccgagctcgccgagATCTGGCGACAAAGCTCACGGCTCGCCGATCtaggcgagccgcgagctccgccgctaGATCTGCGACCTCATCGCATCACCCCAAACAAGCATAACCAAATCCCCAAAACAGAGCAACGAACGAACACACGAGCAAGCACGCGGAGCGCTAAAAAAAATCCCAAGGAAAGGAATTGGGGGCAATCACCCGTCCACCGAAAGCCTCGCACTGCACGATGAGCGGCCTGGACAGCGGGCTCCCTGCGAGCCTCCCGGCGCCGCCGcggtgctccctcttgagccggatcctcccgagcggcttcgaACCGCCGGGGAAGCGGAGCGCCGCGGCCGGAGCAGGCGGGCGGGAGCGGCCGGGGAGGGCGGAGAATGAGGGATGCTTCGCCCATCCtcggcgtcgaaggaggaggaggagatcagAAACCCTAAGCTTTTGTGAGAGAGTGCagaaatgagaaggaaaaaggagcgCAAGAggccagga
This region of Eucalyptus grandis isolate ANBG69807.140 chromosome 8, ASM1654582v1, whole genome shotgun sequence genomic DNA includes:
- the LOC120287260 gene encoding uncharacterized protein LOC120287260; protein product: MAKGLPPRPPETPRPLRARAFSLSFSHYTTRAARASLILLASSGAAIVSLRCRPPSPPAAARIRRFCPGSRRALGSFSVAFMASLESSGPEVVTIDVLAARDLVSSGHRFLDVRTEEEFKERHPEAEDVLNIPYLFVTPEGRVNNPQFMEQVSSAYGLEDRIVVEDLLVRSSLALAQRERELTG